The DNA region ATTCAGGTTAAGTGGCAATCGTAAGGAGTCTTGAATCCGTTTAGCAACATTGGTAGCGTCGGTAATATCTTTAATATCCTCTAAAAGAACTGTAAACTCATCACCACCAAATCGTGCTACAGTATCGCCACCCCGTAAGCACGACTCTAAACGTCTAGCGATCGCTACTAAAAAATCATCCCCTATTCCATGCCCAAAGCGATCGTTAATCCCCTTAAAGCCATCTAAATCTAAAAATAAAACTGCAAAATAATAATCGTTTCTGCGTTTGCTACGTTCAATTGTTTGTCTGAGCCGATCTAAAAATAAAACCCGATTTGGTAATTCTGTAAGCCCATCATAAAAGGCATTACGGATCAGTTGTGCCTCTGTCTCTTTGCGTTTGGTAATGTCTTGAAAAACAAAAACTGCGCCAGTAATCTTGCCATTTTGATCGCGGATAGGTGCAACATTATCCCCAATCGCTATTTCTTTGCCATCTTTGGTAATCAATGTACAGTTTTCTGGTAAATTGAAAATTTCGCCTGATTCGATTACGTATCTAGCTAAATTTTCAATTATTTCTCCTACATCTTTGTCAACTAAGCTAACTACTTCTGCTAAATCTTTCTCAAATGCTTCACTTTGCTTCCAGCCAGTGATTTGTTCTGCCTTAGTATTCATCATTTGAATACAACCATTAGTATAAGTCACAATAACTGCACAGCCCATACTGTTGATAATTGCTGCCAGCCTCTGTTTTTCTTCGTATAATATCTTTTTGCTCTGATGTTTGTACAGAGCCATTTCAATCGCTAAATATAAATCACTTTCAAGAAATGGTTTAACTATGTAACTAAAAGGTTCACTTAGCTGATTTTTTTGTGATTTTTTATATTCTGAACTCTCTGTTATATATATTACAGGAATATGGAAATCATTCTGGATAATATCTGCTACATTTACACCATCAATTTCCTCAGCTAGGTTGATATCAATTAATACTAAATGTGGATGAGTTTCTGCTACCTTTTTGATTACCTCTTCACCAGACTTAGTTATTTCTAAAACTGAATGACCTAATTTTTGTAAACTATTTCTAATATTTGAGGCTAGGATTTTCTCATCCTCAACAACTAGGATTTTGCGGACGAACATGTTACAATAACCTGTTTGCTAAGGTTAAGATTTTTGCTATGAGTATCAACTCATGTAAAATCTCATTATCTTATCATAAACAATTTCTACCTATTCTGTCTTCTTGGCTGATATAAATACTGAGTCACGATCAAATAACATCATTTTATTAAGCTCCAATAATTTCTGTACTTGTCAAAGCTAATTTTGATTATTTCATAGGGCTAATGTCAAGCTATTAACATTGAACATAAATTCTTATGTAATTTCTAGCAATTAAAAAGCAATTTTCATAAATTATGTAAGAATTTTTCCGAATAAAATAAATACTGCGTATAGTATTTATGTATAAATTAATCAACACAAAGAAATCATTAAATCACAACATAGTCCTTTTCTGTAAGTGAAAATAACATAATGTGTTGTTATTAGTATAATAGTAAACAATCACTATAATATTACTAAAAATTAATCATCGTCGGGTATTAAAAATTTTAATAGCGCTCTGTATGCAAATAGATTTTATCTCAGTCAGCGTCTAAATTACCGTCTGAAACTATCTTAGATTTTAAATGGTAAGTGAAATAGTATTATTTAAAACTATTGATAGCAGTTTCCGTACAGATAGGGTACAGAAAAAAATAATTAACCATAGATGAGCGTATATACTCGTAGAAACGCGCATCTTTGCATTGGTGTCAATTTAAATATAGCTTCACTGAAGGCTTGACTCACCCGCCTGAAACTAAAGTTCCAGGCTAACAGCTAAAGTCTACTTCAGTAGACTAAAGATTTTTGGGTGTTATTTAGTCATCAAGAATAGAACACCTTTTGTGATTTAGAGATCGGACTTACTTTTAGTCACTTCAATGCTAATTTTGCCACCAAAATCTGGAATAGGTGCAGCAGGTTTGCTCAGAATGACTTGAACTTGTGTTACACGATCGCATTCTTGGAGAATAGAATCTGTAATCGTTGTTACCAACTTCTCCACTAAAGCAAACTTAGATGTTTTGACCAGATGTTGTATCAAGCTAATGACGCTGCGATAATCTAAAGTGTCTTCGATCGCGTCAGTCTTGGCCGCTGTGGAGATATCCAACCATAACCTCACATCCACCTCAAACCATTGTCCTAGCACCTTTTCTTCTGGTAGATACCCAGTGTAGCCATAGCAGCGAATTCCCGTTAAATGAATGCAGTCCATAAATGTTTGAGAGCAAATTGTGCATTTTGTAGAAACTGGAGCAAGTTTGCTTGGGAATTTTCCTGACCACAAACTCGCGTGGCGGTCTTGGGTTCCATCCTTGCATTTGTCAAATCCCAGATGGATTTTAAATTGATCCCTAGAGAAAATCTAAAATTTAAGATTGTTTTATAGCTATGTTTGATTTAAAGCCGATCGCTTATAGGAATGTTAATCAACTTTGGGCTTATATTTTAACAGAGACGTTAAAGCGGTTGGGATTGACTTGTGCTATCATTTGTCCGGGATCGCGCTCTACACCCTTAGCGATCGCCTTTGCTCAACAAGCACCTGAAATTGAAGCGATTTCCATTCTCGATGAACGTTCCGCCGCCTTTTTCGCCTTGGGACAAGCTAAAGCAACCGGACTACCTGTTGTATTAGTTTGCACCTCTGGTACAGCAGGAGCAAATTTTTATTCAGCAGTCATTGAAGCCTCATATAGTCGCGTCCCACTGTTGCTATTAACCACCGATAGACCGCCAGAATTGCGAGATTGTCACTCTGGGCAAACTGTAGATCAATTGAGATTATATGGAAACTACCCAAATTGGCAAACAGAGTTAGCCTTACCCTCTGCTGATATGGGAATGCTAGCTTATCTGCGACAAACAATAATTCATAGCTGGGAAAGGGCGCAAACTCCTACAAAGGGGCCAGTACATTTGAATATTCCCTTTCGTGATCCTTTAGCGCCTCTTCCTGATGGAACCGACTTGAGTTATTTGCAATCACAGTTTCACGCAGAAGACTTTTTTGCAGGAATAGCAAACACCACCCCATTCCCTACTCCCCACTCCCTACTCCCCATTCCCCAACAATGGAAAGAATGCGATCGCGGCATTATTATCGCAGGCGTTGCCCAACTGTCGCAACCACAGGAATATTGTAGAGCGATCGCGCAACTTTCCCAAACTCTCAAATGGCCTGTGCTAGCTGAGGGACTCTCCCCAGTCAGAAATTATGCCGAACTCAATCCTTATTTGATTTCCACTTATGATCTGATTTTGCGAAATCAGCAACTAGCAAAGCAGTTAGCGCCCGAAATGGTGATTCAAGTGGGAGAAATGCCTACAAGTAAAGAACTGCGTAGCTGGATAGATGCAACCCAACCGCGACGTTGGGTAATTGATCCTAGTGACCAAAACCTTGACCCTTTGCACGGGAGGACGACGCATTTACGGATATCTGTAGAAGAGATAAAAGTAGAGGAGGGAAATTTATCTTTATCCTCAGACTATGGAAAGCAATGGTGTGATTTGGAAACGAAAGTCAGGTTAGTGGTTGACCAGACAATGGGGAAAATAGATGAAATAATTGAGAGTAAAGCAGCTTGGTTAATTTCTCAGATTTTACCGCCAGGAACGCCTCTGTTTATTGCCAATAGTATGCCTGTGCGGGATGTGGAGTATTTCTGGAAACCGAATAATTTAGGAGTGCGATCGCACTTTAACCGGGGTGCAAATGGCATTGATGGCACATTATCCACAGCTTTAGGAATTGCCCATCGCCAACAAAGTAGTGTGATGTTAACGGGAGATTTAGCACTGTTGCATGACACAAATGGTTTTTTAATCCGCAATAAGTTTGTCGGACATTTGACAATTGTGTTAATCAATAACAATGGCGGTGGGATTTTTGAAATGTTACCCATTGCCAAGTTTGACCCGCCATTTGAAGAGTTTTTTGGCACTCCCCAGGATATTGATTTTGCTCAGTTGTGCGCTACTTATAATGTGGAGCATGAATTGATTACTTCTTGGCAGCAATTGCATGAAACATTAAACCCACTTCCAAATACAGAAATTCGGGTTTTGGAGTTGCAGACAAATCGCAAAGCCGATGCCAAGTGGCGACAAGATAATTTACGGAAATTTGCCGCAGATATTGTAATTTAACTCTGCCGTTAGATATTACTAAATAGTGAGATGCAAGGCAATACTTGTCGGGTTTTGGGGAAAAGGGGAAAGAAAAAACCTTTAACCTAAACCCAGTAACCTTTTCCCTAAACCCAATGCCGAGTTAAAAATTCTTAACCGAGCAGTATTGAGATGCAAGGTATTAAATTTGCCAAATGTTTATGGTGTCAAAATTAAAAGTGATTTATATAAGCGTTTCAAGTGCTGGTGACCTTGCAAAATCTAGTAGCCCCGCAAAATTAATGAAACAGACTACTAGTGGTCTGTCCCATTAAATTTGAAGGGTTATAAAAGTTCGTAGTAAGGACTTTAGTCCTTGATTTGAGCGATAAATCGCTCACTACAAACCCTTCATAACTAATAGGACAGACTACTAGTTTATATATCTGACTGTTGCATTGGTATCTCAATCACAAACTCAGTCCCCTCTCCTAATGTGGAATCACAGGTTAAACTACCCTTGTGTTTGTCCACAATAATCTGATAGCTAATCGACAACCCCAATCCTGTGCCACTTCCTACTGGCTTGGTAGTAAAAAATGGGTCAAAGATTTTTTGCTGCACTACTTTTGTCATGCCAGAACCGTTATCAGCAATCCGAATAATCACCGTATTAGAATCTGTTAGTTCGGTAAATATGTAAATTTGTCCTATCCTATGAGAAGCCAATGATGCGTCTATGTCTTTTATTATTTGCTCTTTGTTATTTACTAATGATGGATGAGCAATAACAAATGAATCTTCTAAAGCATCAATCGCATTACTTAGGATATTCATAAACACCTGATTTAGTTGACCAGGATAACAAATAACTTCCGGTAAGTTTCCGTATTCTTTGATAACTTCAATTTCAGGAAAACCGCTTTTTTCTTTAAGGCGGTGTTGTAAAATCATTAAGGTATTGTTTATTCCCTCATGAACATCTACAGGCTTCATCTCAGATTCATCTAAGCGAGAAAAGTTGCGTAAGCCCAAAACAATATTCCGGATACGCGAACTTCCCACTTTCATGGAATCTAAAATCTTTGGCAAGTCTTCTGTTAAGAAATCTATGTCAATTTCCTCAGCTTTATCCTCAACTAAAGGCGAAGGATGGGGATATTCCTGCTGATAAATAGCGACTAAATCTAGCAAGTCTTGAACATAATCGCTAGTATGACTAATATTGCCATGAATAAAGTTAATAGGGTTATTGATTTCATGAGCAATTCCTGCGACCATTTCTCCCAAAGAAGACATTTTTTCACTTTGAATCAATTGGATTTGAGTACGTTGTAATTCCTGTAGAGTTTCTTGTAAACAGTGATTTTTGTCGTTGAGTTCCTGCGTTCTTTCTTGGACTTTCTTTTCTAAAGTATGGTTGTAGTCTTCCAAGCTTTCTTTAGTTTGTGCCAAATTTTTGTAGAGGATAGCATTCTCTAGAGATATTGCTGCTTGAGTAGTGAGGAGTTTGAGAACTTCTACGCGATCGCGTGTAAATGCTCCTGTCGTCAGATGATTTTCTAGATAAAGAATCCCAATCAACTTACCTTGATTTAGAAGAGGTATAGACAACAAACTTTTAGGTTCTTCAGTAAGAATGTAGCTATCACCTGCTAAGAAAGAAACAGTATTTGCATCATCAATAACCAAGATTTCTCTGGAGCGTTTAACGTAGTTAATCAAAGTAATAGGAACATCGTAGCTTAACTCAAGGCAAGTTGAAGGAAACTCAGTGTAGGTACGATCAAAATGCGAATTTGAACACACCACTGTGACAGTTAATGCTAAGTTCTCACCTTCACTCAAAATTAAAGCGCATTTAGAGGCTCCTGCATTCTCCATAACAACTTCCATTAAAGTAGAAAGTAGTCGCTCAAGCTCGATTTCCCCAGAAAGGGCTTGAGATGCTTTAATAAATGCGGCTAAATCCAGAGAGTCAGAAATACTTCTTTTCGAGCCAATAACAGTTTGTTGATCGCTTAAGGTAGCTAAAGATGATATAGATATGTTATTTACAGAAGTGGTTTCATCACTGGGATGGATACTCACTTTTTCTTGCTGGAGTATAGGAGTAAGTAATTGGGGATAACGTTTTGTTAAATCATTAACTTTGGCTAACGCTCCCCAATGAATGTAACCATAGTAGGCATCAGTTAGGTAGGTTTGGGCAATCTTATTTTTGCCCCGTTCTAGATAAAATTTAGCGGCAAGTTCGTTGGCAAGAGCTTCTTCGTTGATATATTCATATTCTTTAGCAAAGGCGATCGCGCGATCGTAATTATCCATTGCCTCTATATATTGATTCAGAACTCGATGCCGCTCTGCCTCAACTAAATAAAACTTATGCAAATAATTCATTGGGGCATGATTTGCCCAGTGCTGCATCTTTTCTTGATTGACAGCAACCTTATTTAAGATTTGTTCTTGTTCAGATTTCTCAACATCAGAATAAACTGCCAGTCTAGCTAGTGAGTCATAAAAATGGAATATAGGAAAAACGAACTGTCCTATCCCACCATGCAAATAATTTTCTGCCAAGCGAGCATTTTCAACCGCTTGAGAGTATTTATGAAATAGGCAACAGAGATGCAGTTTAGTTGAATACAAATATAACAGTCCCATGCCATCGTTTGCTTCAAGGTGAGTCGCCAACATTTTCTCTTCATCGTAGGCTTCACCAATTAAAAGATGCGGATTTTCCGCAGTACCTATCAAGTTCAAGACACTCTGCCGATAAATCGCGCTCCAGTTAAATACTGTTTCTTGCTTAATTTGACCGATTGCACTGTTGTAAATTGCCATCTCCTGTTCCAGTCCGGTCAGTTCTCTACCAACAAAATATGAACAGTAGCAATAAACATTAAGAGCATAGGCTGCATATTCTAAATCTCCCGTTTCTAGTCCAGCAGAATATGCTTCCAGCAAAGGTTTTAAGTTTTCCTTAGCATGTTCCTTCCAATGCCGGATAGCAGCATTAAATACCTCTATAACCTTAGCTTTGACTTCTTTAGCATTAAAACGAGTTAACAAACTTGCAGCCAGTTTCCCAAATTGATAGCCCAACTCAATATTTCCTACTACCCCGCAGAGTATTACCCCATAAGCTACATAAGCATAGGCTGACAAGGAAGTGTTACCGTATTTAAGCGATAAATTAATCTGTTTAAAAGCAAACAAGGGATAAATTACAGGAAAAACTTGATAGGCATGACCAAGGGCACTCGATATAATACGCATAGATGCTAAAGCTTGCTCTTTTGTCATCTCAGGCAGGTCAATTAAATCCTCAATACGCTTGCCGTTAAGATTTGATGTTAACTCTGCCATCGCAAGCTGAATATCTGATTGGCTTGGATGCTCAGGAAACTCCACTCCCAAAAGTTTCAAAAAGGTTAGAGCAGTATTCACAGCTTTCAGCGCTTGGTTCTGTGCCCCATAAGCCTGAATTTTGACTTCATAAACTTTTACTTTTTCTAGCAGTGGTTTGCGTACTAACACTACCTCTGCCAATTCTTCCATCTGTTCAAAGTTGCCAGCTAGGTATGCTGCCTCTGTCGCAGTTTCATATAAAGCTAGGGTGAGATGATGTTTCGTCTCCCAACTATCATCTGCCAGCAGTTTGATGCCAGTAGTTAAATACTTAACGGCCGCGGGATAAGCTGTTGATGCTAAAGCTTTACGTCCAGCAATTAGATTCATCTGGGCCAGCTCATCTCGTTTAGCTTGAGGAGAGATAAATTCTACTGCTATATTAAACTGATTGACAAGCTCAAAAATCTTTTCTTCTTGTTCTGCAACTGGAATATTATTCAATAATAGTAGCCCAATTTTTAAGTGAATTGGCTTTTTTTGTTCTTCGGGAATTAAAGAATAGGCGGCTTGCTGCACTCTATCGTGTACGAATTTATATTTAGGTAGCTGTAAATTAGAAATTGAAAATTGTGTAGATTCTATCCCATCAACAATAAAATCTTGATTAATATTATCTCTTGTAAAGATATTATAATTTTCAGTCTGTGGTAAAACTAGCCCATCAATTAATGCTTGCCACAAGTCTGATGCTGTATCTACTATAGATTTTTCATTGGCGATCGCCAAAGTTTTTAAGTCAAATTCATTACCAATACAGGCAGCCATTTTCAAAACTTTTTGGGTAAGTATTGGCAATTTTTCGATTTGCAGGGTGATAAATTTTACGACATCATCTGTGAGAGCTAATTCTTTGACTTGGGAAATATCATACTGCCAATGACCAAGCTCCAAGTTGAATGCAATTAGCCCATCATCATGTAAAGACTTGAGGAATTGGACGCAAAAGAATGGGTTGCCCTTAGTGTTGGCAAATACCATCTGAGTCAGAGGAAGTGCAACTCCTTCAGGGCAATGCAGAGTATCAGCAATTAGATGATTTAAATCACCCTGATTTAAGGGTGCAAGGGTGATCGTATTAATAGTTGCTCCTGCTTTTTGAATCTCTTTTAGTGTCAAAGAAAGCGGATGTACCTTGGAAACTTCATTATCTCGAAAAGAACCAACTAACAGTAAACCTCCTTTATTTTCATACATCTGTTCTGTCTCTTCTGAAGCAGAAGACAACTTGCTTTCACACATTAATAACTGAATTAATTTTAAAGATGCCGTATCTGCCCACTGCAAGTCATCAAGAAATAAAACTAGGGGATGTTCTTTCGTTGTAAATATTTGGATGAATTTTTGAAATAATAAATTGAACCGATTCTGGGCAGCACTGCCAGAGAGTTCTGTAACCGGAGGTTGCTTACCAATAATCTGTTCTAGTTCAGGAAGTACATCAATAATAACCTGAGTTTGTGTACCCAATTTTAAGAGAATTTTGGCTTTCCATTGTTGAATTTGGGCATCATTTTGCGAGAGCAGTTGCCCAATTAAGTCCCGAAAAGCTTGCACCAATCCTGACAAAGGAATGTCACGTTGAAACTGGTCAAATTTCCCTTTGATGAAGTAACTACGCTGACGCACAATAGGTTTGTGGATTTCATTGACTACAGCAGTTTTGCCAATGCCAGAGAAACCCTCGACTAATATCATTTCTGTTGTCCCCTCTGTCACACGCTTAAAAGCAGCGAGTAGGGTTTCAACTTCACTTTGGCGACCATAGAGTTTTTCAGAGATTACAAAACGGTCTGAGATGTCTCTTGCGCCTAATTCAAAGGGTGCAATATTTCCTCTTTCTTGCCATTGGTTTTGGCACACTTGTAAGTCATGCTTTAACCCCAAAGCACTCTGATAGCGGTCTTCGGCATTTTTTGCCATCAGCTTGCTGATAATGTCAGACAAAATTGGTGGAATATTAAAGTTAATCCGACTGGCTTTTAGCGGTTGTTTAGCAATGTGAGAGTAAATTAACTCCATCGGATCTTTTGTGATGAAGGGTAACTGTCCGGTGAGGAGTTGAAAGAAGGTGACACCGAGGGAATAAAAATCAGTGCGATAGTCAATACCTCGGTTCATCCTTCCGGTTTGTTCTGGAGAAATGTAAGCTAGGGTGCCTTCTAATACGTTGGGATTCGTGAGAAATTGAATTTCTCTTGGTAGGAGAGTGGCAATACTAAAATCGATGAGTTTTATTTCAGTTGTGGTAGGGTTTATCAGGATGTTGGCAGGCTTGATGTCTTTATGAATAATCCGTAGGCGTAACTCGCCTTCTCTACGAGAGGCTCCGCGAAAGGTCTCGCAGTGCAGTCCTTCAAGAATAGAAGCAATTTTAATAGCAATGGGGAAAAACTCATTGAGGGAAAGCCAGTTTTCCTTATTCTCCTTGTTCTCCACTCGCCAGTCTTGCAGGGAAATACCACCAAAATCTTCCATCACTAAGATGTAGCTGTTACGGTAGTTTTCTAAGCTATAGGTTTTGATTATGCCAGGAAGATCGAGGTTTTTGGTGATGATATATTGATTGCGGAACTGGGCGATTTCGCCGAACGTAGGATATTCATTCCGCATCAATTTGAGAACAACTGGTTTTTGATCTTGTTCTCTAATGCCACGATAAACTAGCGTTTTACTACCTGAGTAGATTTGCTCGGTGATGCGATAGCCAGGAAATACAGAGAATGTATCTAATAATACTGACATTACGGGGTATGCTCATAATTCTTGTTTATATGGCTTAGTATTCCCCTGCGAAGGCTATGTTTATCATGAAATAGGAATTTTATATGCTTAAATTTTATTGAGACATATCCTTTTTTAGTAAATATTCTATATAGCAATGTTTTCTATAGCATGGTCTATTTATGTAGTTTACCGCCGTAGACATCGCAGGATAATTCAGAAAAGCCTGAAACAACCTCAAGATAGTTAATTTATATAATTTACATAACGATGCATTTTTACAGTATGTAAGTCCTACAAATAAGAAAAAAGCCTGCCGTTCTCCTTAGATTAAGAGCAAAATACGGCAGGTTTTGTGGGTATTGGGCTGCTTTTCTAGACTGTCAACCTCTTCTTTTGCCAAGAAGCTGTTCGCGTTCGGGGAATTCAAAATTCAAAATTTATAGAAGTGCAGATAATTGCTAGTTATGTTTTCCTGCTTTTGAATTTTGTTTTCAATGATGATTTGTCAACATAAGTATTCTTGAACTAACTATTTTTACCCGCTTTTAATCGGACACCCGTTATTATAAACGGGGTATTTTTAGCTGCGATAATAATAATGAGTACAAATACTACTTTATTTTTTGTTTAATAAAAGTCACAACCTGAGTAAGCTGTTTCTTCAAGCCATCGATTTCAGCTTGCATTTTGACAATTTTCTCATTCAATGCACTAATTTCTGCGTCGGAGGCTCCTCCAGCAGTAGGGGTTGCGCTCGCAGTTACAGCACTAGGAGTTGCGTTGCTTACCGCCGTAGGCATCGCAGTATTTGCGACGCTAGGGGCTGCTACTGTAGCAGTGGTTACACCAGAAGTCGTAACTGTGCCATTTTTGACAGTAGCTGCTCCTACTGGCACTAGTTCTGGGCGTGGCTGTTTCGCCTTGGTCATAGCTAACTTAATTGCGTTAATTAGTTGCTTCTGATCAAAAGGCTTACCCAGAAATTCAAAGTATTCAAAGGGTTCTGTGATTTTTTCAGTCACCTCTTCCTTGCGACCAGACATGATCACCAAAGGAATTTTCCTTAATTCCGGATCGGCTTGAACTTTCTGGAAAACCTCCCAGCCACTCATTTTAGGCAACAGGAAATCCAGCATAATCAGGCTGAGTTTTTCCTGAAGAATAAAATTTAGTCCTTCCAAACCATCTTTTGCTTCCAGTACCTCAAAATTGCCCGGAGGCAACATTTCTCGTACTTTTACCCTGACAACTGTAGTGTCATCGATAACTAAAATCTTGTTGCTTGCCACGACTGTTTGCTCTAACAGAAACTTTAAGTGTAAATAGCGGCTTTGCCGATTGTCATTGAGAATTCCCCCACTATATACAAAATTTTTAGCAATTGGGGGATAGTATATTTCGGTATAAATGACATTGCTAGAGGTGTTTTGCAAAACTTTTGCTTGTGCTATTTTCAATTTGTGTGATGGTGATATTTAAGGCTTTAGCTCTGTTATGGGGTATAAGGGACATACTGTACTGGGACATAGGGACTTGATGAAGAGCATCCCCGTCTCTATTTTTATCTATCATTTGTTAATTAACAGACCATTACTCTATA from Nostoc commune NIES-4072 includes:
- the menD gene encoding 2-succinyl-5-enolpyruvyl-6-hydroxy-3-cyclohexene-1-carboxylic-acid synthase; this translates as MFDLKPIAYRNVNQLWAYILTETLKRLGLTCAIICPGSRSTPLAIAFAQQAPEIEAISILDERSAAFFALGQAKATGLPVVLVCTSGTAGANFYSAVIEASYSRVPLLLLTTDRPPELRDCHSGQTVDQLRLYGNYPNWQTELALPSADMGMLAYLRQTIIHSWERAQTPTKGPVHLNIPFRDPLAPLPDGTDLSYLQSQFHAEDFFAGIANTTPFPTPHSLLPIPQQWKECDRGIIIAGVAQLSQPQEYCRAIAQLSQTLKWPVLAEGLSPVRNYAELNPYLISTYDLILRNQQLAKQLAPEMVIQVGEMPTSKELRSWIDATQPRRWVIDPSDQNLDPLHGRTTHLRISVEEIKVEEGNLSLSSDYGKQWCDLETKVRLVVDQTMGKIDEIIESKAAWLISQILPPGTPLFIANSMPVRDVEYFWKPNNLGVRSHFNRGANGIDGTLSTALGIAHRQQSSVMLTGDLALLHDTNGFLIRNKFVGHLTIVLINNNGGGIFEMLPIAKFDPPFEEFFGTPQDIDFAQLCATYNVEHELITSWQQLHETLNPLPNTEIRVLELQTNRKADAKWRQDNLRKFAADIVI
- a CDS encoding diguanylate cyclase, whose protein sequence is MFVRKILVVEDEKILASNIRNSLQKLGHSVLEITKSGEEVIKKVAETHPHLVLIDINLAEEIDGVNVADIIQNDFHIPVIYITESSEYKKSQKNQLSEPFSYIVKPFLESDLYLAIEMALYKHQSKKILYEEKQRLAAIINSMGCAVIVTYTNGCIQMMNTKAEQITGWKQSEAFEKDLAEVVSLVDKDVGEIIENLARYVIESGEIFNLPENCTLITKDGKEIAIGDNVAPIRDQNGKITGAVFVFQDITKRKETEAQLIRNAFYDGLTELPNRVLFLDRLRQTIERSKRRNDYYFAVLFLDLDGFKGINDRFGHGIGDDFLVAIARRLESCLRGGDTVARFGGDEFTVLLEDIKDITDATNVAKRIQDSLRLPLNLNGYQLSTTASIGITWNFSHYEEPATLLRDADIAMYRAKRQGKATYAIFNPSG
- the folB gene encoding dihydroneopterin aldolase; the protein is MDCIHLTGIRCYGYTGYLPEEKVLGQWFEVDVRLWLDISTAAKTDAIEDTLDYRSVISLIQHLVKTSKFALVEKLVTTITDSILQECDRVTQVQVILSKPAAPIPDFGGKISIEVTKSKSDL
- a CDS encoding response regulator, which encodes MASNKILVIDDTTVVRVKVREMLPPGNFEVLEAKDGLEGLNFILQEKLSLIMLDFLLPKMSGWEVFQKVQADPELRKIPLVIMSGRKEEVTEKITEPFEYFEFLGKPFDQKQLINAIKLAMTKAKQPRPELVPVGAATVKNGTVTTSGVTTATVAAPSVANTAMPTAVSNATPSAVTASATPTAGGASDAEISALNEKIVKMQAEIDGLKKQLTQVVTFIKQKIK
- a CDS encoding ATP-binding sensor histidine kinase, producing MSVLLDTFSVFPGYRITEQIYSGSKTLVYRGIREQDQKPVVLKLMRNEYPTFGEIAQFRNQYIITKNLDLPGIIKTYSLENYRNSYILVMEDFGGISLQDWRVENKENKENWLSLNEFFPIAIKIASILEGLHCETFRGASRREGELRLRIIHKDIKPANILINPTTTEIKLIDFSIATLLPREIQFLTNPNVLEGTLAYISPEQTGRMNRGIDYRTDFYSLGVTFFQLLTGQLPFITKDPMELIYSHIAKQPLKASRINFNIPPILSDIISKLMAKNAEDRYQSALGLKHDLQVCQNQWQERGNIAPFELGARDISDRFVISEKLYGRQSEVETLLAAFKRVTEGTTEMILVEGFSGIGKTAVVNEIHKPIVRQRSYFIKGKFDQFQRDIPLSGLVQAFRDLIGQLLSQNDAQIQQWKAKILLKLGTQTQVIIDVLPELEQIIGKQPPVTELSGSAAQNRFNLLFQKFIQIFTTKEHPLVLFLDDLQWADTASLKLIQLLMCESKLSSASEETEQMYENKGGLLLVGSFRDNEVSKVHPLSLTLKEIQKAGATINTITLAPLNQGDLNHLIADTLHCPEGVALPLTQMVFANTKGNPFFCVQFLKSLHDDGLIAFNLELGHWQYDISQVKELALTDDVVKFITLQIEKLPILTQKVLKMAACIGNEFDLKTLAIANEKSIVDTASDLWQALIDGLVLPQTENYNIFTRDNINQDFIVDGIESTQFSISNLQLPKYKFVHDRVQQAAYSLIPEEQKKPIHLKIGLLLLNNIPVAEQEEKIFELVNQFNIAVEFISPQAKRDELAQMNLIAGRKALASTAYPAAVKYLTTGIKLLADDSWETKHHLTLALYETATEAAYLAGNFEQMEELAEVVLVRKPLLEKVKVYEVKIQAYGAQNQALKAVNTALTFLKLLGVEFPEHPSQSDIQLAMAELTSNLNGKRIEDLIDLPEMTKEQALASMRIISSALGHAYQVFPVIYPLFAFKQINLSLKYGNTSLSAYAYVAYGVILCGVVGNIELGYQFGKLAASLLTRFNAKEVKAKVIEVFNAAIRHWKEHAKENLKPLLEAYSAGLETGDLEYAAYALNVYCYCSYFVGRELTGLEQEMAIYNSAIGQIKQETVFNWSAIYRQSVLNLIGTAENPHLLIGEAYDEEKMLATHLEANDGMGLLYLYSTKLHLCCLFHKYSQAVENARLAENYLHGGIGQFVFPIFHFYDSLARLAVYSDVEKSEQEQILNKVAVNQEKMQHWANHAPMNYLHKFYLVEAERHRVLNQYIEAMDNYDRAIAFAKEYEYINEEALANELAAKFYLERGKNKIAQTYLTDAYYGYIHWGALAKVNDLTKRYPQLLTPILQQEKVSIHPSDETTSVNNISISSLATLSDQQTVIGSKRSISDSLDLAAFIKASQALSGEIELERLLSTLMEVVMENAGASKCALILSEGENLALTVTVVCSNSHFDRTYTEFPSTCLELSYDVPITLINYVKRSREILVIDDANTVSFLAGDSYILTEEPKSLLSIPLLNQGKLIGILYLENHLTTGAFTRDRVEVLKLLTTQAAISLENAILYKNLAQTKESLEDYNHTLEKKVQERTQELNDKNHCLQETLQELQRTQIQLIQSEKMSSLGEMVAGIAHEINNPINFIHGNISHTSDYVQDLLDLVAIYQQEYPHPSPLVEDKAEEIDIDFLTEDLPKILDSMKVGSSRIRNIVLGLRNFSRLDESEMKPVDVHEGINNTLMILQHRLKEKSGFPEIEVIKEYGNLPEVICYPGQLNQVFMNILSNAIDALEDSFVIAHPSLVNNKEQIIKDIDASLASHRIGQIYIFTELTDSNTVIIRIADNGSGMTKVVQQKIFDPFFTTKPVGSGTGLGLSISYQIIVDKHKGSLTCDSTLGEGTEFVIEIPMQQSDI